In one Paraburkholderia azotifigens genomic region, the following are encoded:
- a CDS encoding Gfo/Idh/MocA family protein, translating into MNTKLSIGIVGVGKIARDQHLPAIAALDGFDLVACASRNAQVEGVRNYRTIEEMLAGEPQLDAISLCATPQVRFDQARAALAAGKHVMLEKPPGASVHEVEVLRSMARAAGRTLFATWHSRYAPAVETAREWLASRTLQEVQVRWKEDVRRWHPGQAWIWTPGGLGVFDPGINALSIITHMLPREIVLREAALSVPANVQTPIAADLDFIDEAGVPVRAEFDWRHGPVEQWEIEVKTTDGALHLSEGGKKLSIAGKPVEIGPEREYPSLYERFHWLITHGEHDVDVRPLRLVADAFLLGRRHEVEPFHD; encoded by the coding sequence ATGAACACCAAACTTTCTATCGGCATCGTCGGCGTTGGCAAGATTGCGCGCGACCAGCATCTTCCTGCTATCGCCGCGCTCGACGGCTTCGATCTCGTCGCGTGCGCGAGCCGCAATGCGCAGGTCGAGGGCGTGCGCAACTACAGGACGATCGAAGAGATGCTCGCGGGCGAACCGCAACTCGACGCGATTTCGCTGTGCGCGACGCCGCAGGTGCGCTTCGATCAGGCGCGCGCCGCGCTCGCAGCCGGCAAACATGTGATGCTCGAAAAGCCGCCTGGCGCGAGCGTGCACGAAGTCGAGGTATTGCGTTCGATGGCGCGCGCCGCGGGCCGCACGCTGTTCGCGACGTGGCATTCGCGCTATGCGCCCGCGGTCGAAACGGCGCGCGAATGGCTCGCGTCGCGCACGCTGCAGGAAGTGCAGGTGCGCTGGAAGGAAGATGTGCGCCGCTGGCATCCGGGCCAGGCGTGGATCTGGACGCCGGGCGGACTCGGTGTATTCGATCCCGGCATCAATGCGCTGTCGATCATCACGCACATGCTGCCGCGTGAAATCGTGCTGCGTGAGGCAGCGCTCTCGGTGCCCGCCAATGTGCAGACGCCGATTGCCGCCGACCTCGATTTCATCGACGAAGCAGGCGTGCCCGTGCGCGCCGAGTTCGACTGGCGTCATGGTCCCGTCGAGCAATGGGAAATCGAAGTGAAGACGACGGATGGCGCGCTGCATTTGAGCGAAGGCGGCAAGAAGCTCTCGATTGCGGGCAAGCCCGTCGAGATCGGACCCGAGCGCGAATATCCGTCGCTGTATGAGCGGTTCCACTGGCTGATCACGCATGGCGAACACGATGTCGACGTGCGCCCGCTGCGGCTGGTGGCCGATGCTTTCCTGCTTGGCCGTCGTCACGAGGTCGAGCCGTTTCACGACTAG
- a CDS encoding IlvD/Edd family dehydratase — protein MSDQPRKLRSAAWFGTADKNGFMYRSWMKNQGIPDHEFAGKPIIGICNTWSELTPCNAHFRKLAEHVKRGVFEAGGFPVEFPVFSNGESNLRPTAMFTRNLASMDVEESIRGNPIDAVVLLAGCDKTTPALLMGAASCDVPAIVVSGGPMLNGKHEGRDIGSGTVVWQLSEQVKAGKISIHEFMSAEAGMSRSAGTCNTMGTASTMACMAEALGVTLPHNAAIPAVDSRRYVLAHLSGMRIVEMALQDLRLSKLLTREAFENAIRANAAIGGSTNAAIHLKAIAGRIGVNLELDDWTRIGRGTPTLVDLQPSGRFLMEEFYYAGGLPAVLRRLGEAGLLPHPDALTANGKSLWENCIEAPIYNDEVIRPLDKPLREDGGLCVLRGNLAPNGAVLKPSAATPALLKHRGRAVVFENFDDYKKRIADPELDVTADSVLVMKNCGPKGYPGMAEVGNMGLPPKLLAQGVTDMVRVSDARMSGTAYGTVVLHVAPEARAGGPLAVVRNGDWIELDCDAGRLHVDIDEKEMTARLAEWKETQQRNPADASGYRNLYIDHVLQADQGCDFDFLVGCRGAEVPPHSH, from the coding sequence ATGAGCGACCAACCCCGCAAGCTGCGCTCCGCCGCCTGGTTCGGCACTGCCGACAAGAACGGCTTCATGTACCGCAGCTGGATGAAGAATCAGGGCATCCCCGATCACGAATTCGCCGGCAAGCCGATCATCGGCATCTGCAACACGTGGTCCGAACTGACGCCGTGCAATGCGCACTTCCGCAAGCTCGCCGAGCACGTGAAGCGCGGCGTGTTCGAAGCGGGCGGCTTCCCCGTCGAATTTCCCGTGTTCTCGAACGGCGAATCGAACCTGCGTCCCACTGCCATGTTCACGCGCAACCTCGCGAGCATGGACGTCGAAGAATCGATTCGCGGCAATCCGATCGATGCCGTCGTGCTGCTGGCCGGCTGCGACAAGACCACGCCCGCGCTGCTGATGGGCGCGGCTAGTTGCGACGTGCCCGCGATCGTCGTGAGCGGCGGACCGATGCTCAACGGCAAGCACGAGGGCCGCGACATCGGCTCGGGCACGGTCGTGTGGCAACTGAGTGAGCAGGTGAAAGCGGGCAAGATTTCGATTCACGAGTTCATGTCGGCGGAAGCGGGCATGTCGCGTTCGGCGGGCACCTGCAACACGATGGGCACGGCCTCGACGATGGCCTGCATGGCCGAAGCGCTCGGCGTCACGCTGCCGCACAACGCGGCGATTCCCGCTGTCGATTCGCGCCGCTACGTGCTCGCGCATCTGTCGGGCATGCGCATCGTCGAAATGGCGCTGCAAGACTTGCGGCTGTCGAAGCTGCTCACGCGCGAAGCCTTCGAAAACGCGATCCGCGCGAATGCGGCGATTGGCGGTTCGACCAATGCGGCGATTCATCTGAAGGCGATTGCGGGGCGCATTGGCGTGAACCTCGAACTCGACGACTGGACGCGCATCGGGCGCGGCACGCCGACACTCGTCGACCTGCAGCCTTCCGGCCGCTTCCTGATGGAAGAGTTTTATTACGCAGGCGGCCTGCCCGCCGTCCTGCGCCGGCTCGGCGAAGCGGGTCTGCTGCCGCATCCCGATGCGCTGACGGCGAACGGCAAGTCTCTGTGGGAGAACTGCATCGAAGCGCCGATCTATAACGACGAAGTGATCCGTCCGCTCGACAAGCCGCTGCGCGAAGACGGCGGCCTGTGCGTGCTGCGCGGCAATCTCGCGCCGAACGGCGCGGTGCTCAAGCCGTCTGCCGCAACGCCTGCGTTGTTGAAGCATCGCGGCCGTGCAGTCGTGTTCGAAAACTTCGACGACTACAAGAAGCGTATCGCCGATCCCGAACTCGATGTCACGGCGGATTCCGTGCTCGTGATGAAGAACTGCGGACCGAAGGGCTACCCGGGCATGGCCGAAGTCGGCAACATGGGCCTGCCGCCGAAGCTGCTCGCGCAAGGCGTGACGGATATGGTGCGCGTGTCGGACGCACGCATGAGCGGCACGGCGTACGGCACGGTGGTGCTGCACGTGGCGCCCGAAGCGCGTGCGGGCGGACCGCTCGCCGTCGTGCGTAACGGCGACTGGATCGAACTGGATTGCGACGCGGGCCGCCTGCATGTCGATATCGACGAGAAAGAAATGACCGCGCGTCTCGCCGAATGGAAGGAGACGCAGCAGCGCAATCCCGCCGACGCGAGCGGCTATCGCAACCTCTATATCGACCACGTGCTGCAGGCCGATCAGGGCTGCGACTTCGACTTTCTGGTGGGTTGCCGCGGCGCGGAAGTGCCGCCGCATTCGCACTGA